The Deltaproteobacteria bacterium HGW-Deltaproteobacteria-4 genome includes the window ACCTGTACCTACAGATTCAGCCCTTTTTGTTCTTAAATCCGCCCCGTCAGGAAGCTGCTTTATTCATAAACAGAGTCTGCGTCGGGTAGGCAAACTCAATCCCATTTTTTTCGAACTCACGGAAGATGGCTAAATTTATCGATTGTTGAATATCCATGTAATGAGAATATTCGGCACTGAGGACATAATAGACCAGCTCAAAATTTAAACTGAAATCTCCAAAACCGGCAAAATGCGCCCGGTCGAAAGTGGCATCTTGCTGCCTTTCGATAATGCCCTTCATCATCAGGGGGAGTTCTTCAAGTTGAGCTGCGGTTGTCTGATAAATGACGCCGACCTGAAAAACGACACGACGGCGTTCCATTCTTTTATAATTATGAATTCTTGAATTAGTCAGATCGGTATTGTGAAAGATCAGGAGTTCTCCACCAAGGGAGCGAATTCTTGTGGTTTTAATGCCGATATGTTCGACTGTCCCCATTTTGTCTTCGATAATTAGAAAGTCACCGACTTCAAAGGGACGATCAAAAAAAATGACAAAATAATTAAACACATCACCTAAAACTGTCTGAGCAGCCAGAGCAATGGCAATCCCCCCGATCCCCAAGCCAGCTATAACCGACGATATTTTAAAACCAAGGTTATCGAGCAAAAACATCAGGCCCAGCACCCAAATGATAACGTTCAACAGAGAAGTTAATCCCTTTATCTGTTTTCCGCGATCATCGCCGTTTTCCTCCATTATATAGTTTCTGGACAGATGGCTTATAAAAGTGATGATTGCTTTGAGAAAGCAATAAGTCAGAATGACAACCGTGGCAACAGACAAACCTTTTTCGACTTTGACCGAGAAATTAAGGTTTTGTACAGAGAGGTAGAATGCAGCGAAATACGCAAGAGGAATAGCAGCTTTCTCTATCCCCTCAATCAAGAGGTCATCTAATCGCGTCACAGTACTTTTGGCCCATATACGCAGCCTGTAAATGATGATCTTTTTAAAGATATAGACACTCAATACCCCAACGACAAAAACTCCGAGGGTCATTATGTACATCTCAACTGTGTTACCAAAAAATGGTTGATCCGTAAAATATCCCATAATTTCAAGTCCTTTCGTAATAAAATAAAAAGCCGCCGGCATCGCCACAAGACAGTAGGCTGGATAAAATAAAGGGTCGAATCTGCAACACTTAGCAGATTCGACCCTTTTCTCTGCAAAAAGTCTTACGGGTTATTGCAACAGCTTGATATGATCGAGCGCCAAGCGTGCTTCTTCCGAATTGGGGGCGATACGGATCACCTCACGGAAGGCCTGCACGGCCTGATTTTTCTTGCCGAGTTTAGCGGAAGTAAGTCCGTACTGAAACTGGACAACAGGATTATCCGGAGCCATTTTGACGACTTCCTGGTATTCCTTCAAGGCGAGATCAGTCTTGCCAAAGGCTTCATAGGCTTCGGCCAGACGCATATGGGCAGTGGCATAGCTGGAATTGATCTCCAAAGATTTCTTATAAAAACTGATCGCTGTGAGGATGTCCCCCTTGTTGAAGTGAGCATAACCGATCCCGGCGTTTGCCACATCCGGATTTAAAAAAAGGAGATTCTTTGACGCCAGTGTGAAGTAGAAGATGGCATCATCCCAACGTTTCATATCAAGATAAAGAGCGCCAAGGTTATTCTGACAGATCGGCGCAAAGCTGGCGTCACTCAAGCGCAACGCCTTCTTGTAGCTCTTTTCGGCATCGTCATAGGAGCGCATCAATTGATAGGTCTGGCCCATGGAGAGGTGAATGTTCGGGTCTCCGGGGTTCGCCTCCGCAGCAAGATAAAACTCTTTCAGTGCCAGCGAATAGTTGGGCTCGCGCAGATAAGAGATGCCGAGGGTGTAATGAACCTTTCCGTCCGTCCGATCTTTGGCCGAAATACAGCCAGAGAGGGGGAGGAGGGTCAACAGAACTAAAAAAAGGGCAAGACAAGATCTCTTCACGAAAGTCCTCACAGTGGAACAGTTCTGGAGTTGACATGATGTCGGACCAGAGGTGTTCCGATTCCAGGCGTCAGCCTTGATTATTACAACTTCTTTCCTACCCGGCGATGAACTCTGTCATCATTTTAAACTCTTTAAAACGCACGTCAATCTCTTCTATCGTCAAACTTTTCAAGCGGTTCAAGCTGAAATCCTCAACGGTAAAGGAGGCCATGACGCTACCATAGACGATCGCCCGGCGAATATTTTCCGGTTCAAGATTCTTTGTCGCTGCCAGGTACCCCATAAAGCCGCCGGCAAAAGTGTCACCGGCGCCGGTCGGATCAAAGACTTCCTCAAGAGGGTAAGCCGGGGCGGCAAAAATTTCGCCGGGGGAGAACATCAACACGCCGTATTCGCCACGCTTAACGATCAAGGTTTTCGGCCCCATGTTCAACACCGCCTTGGCCGCCTTGATGAGATTCGCTTCGCCGGCGAGTTGACGGGTCTCCCCTTCGTTGATCACCAGCAGGTCGACCCCCTTTAAGGTTTCAAGCAGCGCCTCGCGCTTGCCGGTGATCCAGAAGTTCATCGAATCAGCAGCAATCAGTCGCGGCCGCCGGACCTGGCGCAAAACTTCGCTCTGCAACTCCGGGTCGATATTGGCGAGAAAGACAAATTCACTTTCGGCATAACCGGCGGGGAGTTCGGGACGGAAATCGGCAAAGACATTGAGCTGGGTATCGAGGGTCTGGGCTTCGTTCAATTCGAAACCGTAGCGCCCTTTCCAGCGAAAGGTGGCGCCGTCGGCCATCGTCACGCCAGTCAGATCGATATTGCGCTCACGCAGCATTTGAAGATGTTCATCCGGGAAGTCATTTCCGACCACGGCGACGAGACGGACATCGGTAAAGTAGCTGGCTGCGACCGAGAAGAAAGTACCGGAGCCACCGAGGACCTCATCTGCTTTGCCGAAGGGGGTTTCGACCGAATCAAAAGCCATGGAACCGATTACTAAGAGACTCATCTTCTACACCTCAGAAATTTTTCAACGATAACAAAGCATTTCACACGGATAAAATCTGATTTATAAGGATTTACACAGATTTAAGACACGCAACTTTTAGTCGTTAAAACATTAGCGTCAAGCCGTTTATCCCGCTGTTTTATCTGTCTTTTATCCGTATCATCCGTGTTAATCCGTGTACAATTGTTTTTTAGATTAATCGAGATAGCGGCCCATGATCACCGCCAACTTCTCTTTGGTCGCCGCCGGGATCAGTTTCTTATCGGTCATGATCGCAAATTGCAGAGCATCCTTGCAGACACAGTCCCGCTCCACTGCCAACTGAGCAACAGCACCGGCGATAATCCTGCGCGCCATCGCGACATTCTGCTGGATGATAGCAATAATCGCTTCGATCGAGACATCATCATGGGCAGTATGCCAGCAGTCGTAGTCGGTCGCCAGGGCGATCGTGCCGTAACAGATCTCTGCTTCCCGAGCCAGTCGCGCTTCGTTAATATTGGTCATGCCGATGATGTCGACCCCCCAACTCCGGTAAATCTGCGATTCTGCCCGAGTCGAGAATTGCGGCCCCTCCATACACAGATAGGTGCCACCGCGATGGACCGTCGCCCCGACTCCCTGCGCAGCGTTGTAGAGGACGGTGCTGATATCTTTACAGACCGGATCAGCAAACTGCACATGGCCGGCGATCCCTTCACCAAAGAAGGTCATGGGACGCTTGCCAAGAGTGCGGTCGAAGAACTGATCAGGGATGACGATGTGGCCGGGGACGATCTCTTCCCGCATGCTGCCGACCGCCGAGACCGAGATGATCCGCTGCACGCCGAGCTTCTTCAGCGCATAGATATTAGCGGTAAAAGGGACTTCCGACGGCAGGAGACGATGGCCGCGGCCATGACGGGGAAGAAAAACCATCTGCACCCCGTGCAGGTCGCCGGTCACCAGCACATCCGAAGTCGGCCCATAGGGGGTCTCGACCACCACTTCTCGAACATTGTTCAAACCATCGATTTCGTAAAGACCGCTACCGCCGATGACGCCGATCACAGTTTGTGCCATTAGATTTTTCTCCACGCATTTGTGTCCGAAAATGGAATGACTATTCAGGTTTGTTCCGACTTTTCCAGTTTGGCCTTGAGCTGCCCGCAAGCCGCTGAAATATCCTGCCCTTTGCTCGCCCGCCGCACCGCGACGATATCACGGCTGAGGAGATAAAGCTGAAAAGCTTCGATCTGCG containing:
- a CDS encoding mechanosensitive ion channel protein MscS, whose protein sequence is MGYFTDQPFFGNTVEMYIMTLGVFVVGVLSVYIFKKIIIYRLRIWAKSTVTRLDDLLIEGIEKAAIPLAYFAAFYLSVQNLNFSVKVEKGLSVATVVILTYCFLKAIITFISHLSRNYIMEENGDDRGKQIKGLTSLLNVIIWVLGLMFLLDNLGFKISSVIAGLGIGGIAIALAAQTVLGDVFNYFVIFFDRPFEVGDFLIIEDKMGTVEHIGIKTTRIRSLGGELLIFHNTDLTNSRIHNYKRMERRRVVFQVGVIYQTTAAQLEELPLMMKGIIERQQDATFDRAHFAGFGDFSLNFELVYYVLSAEYSHYMDIQQSINLAIFREFEKNGIEFAYPTQTLFMNKAAS
- the mtnP gene encoding S-methyl-5'-thioadenosine phosphorylase, which translates into the protein MAQTVIGVIGGSGLYEIDGLNNVREVVVETPYGPTSDVLVTGDLHGVQMVFLPRHGRGHRLLPSEVPFTANIYALKKLGVQRIISVSAVGSMREEIVPGHIVIPDQFFDRTLGKRPMTFFGEGIAGHVQFADPVCKDISTVLYNAAQGVGATVHRGGTYLCMEGPQFSTRAESQIYRSWGVDIIGMTNINEARLAREAEICYGTIALATDYDCWHTAHDDVSIEAIIAIIQQNVAMARRIIAGAVAQLAVERDCVCKDALQFAIMTDKKLIPAATKEKLAVIMGRYLD
- a CDS encoding sugar kinase; this encodes MSLLVIGSMAFDSVETPFGKADEVLGGSGTFFSVAASYFTDVRLVAVVGNDFPDEHLQMLRERNIDLTGVTMADGATFRWKGRYGFELNEAQTLDTQLNVFADFRPELPAGYAESEFVFLANIDPELQSEVLRQVRRPRLIAADSMNFWITGKREALLETLKGVDLLVINEGETRQLAGEANLIKAAKAVLNMGPKTLIVKRGEYGVLMFSPGEIFAAPAYPLEEVFDPTGAGDTFAGGFMGYLAATKNLEPENIRRAIVYGSVMASFTVEDFSLNRLKSLTIEEIDVRFKEFKMMTEFIAG